One Aethina tumida isolate Nest 87 chromosome 5, icAetTumi1.1, whole genome shotgun sequence genomic window carries:
- the LOC109595952 gene encoding GATOR complex protein NPRL3 isoform X2 — MEVNPLSIILVKSDSKGDRLLFRYPFQTQENSEPSNTRRKNPYTLPVVEDLLQSPAQPCSNMNKGNLAGFTDEVLSSLFAVKMELCDRKFELKVNDVRFVSHPTLLQLKKKAQQQQQDDSGIMLINIVFALQALASHSVVKCYHDLSKRIGIAIKHEEKRCGYISDQTQTMTSAHDDGDTNNTSSAFQIILEKCTLAMNIKKMYDDLCSTGLVNIRINKWIPLSFCLPQKVHQWHLRGKIVEPEDIDKCLKALRPYHSLLMLYPAQHMNDFTPLDGSPSLIRLLSNYSPLKNLQTLAADAELTLAHVFELTAHLVYWAKATIIFPICSTNKYVISPNAPIHLNSPLVEKFNETFSGLNLARIISDFSLPMSLGQKCNPLCHPSQQSQLVQTIIWMLQHHLLLQLHTYIQYMPTENGLQIKGHKKKQIKSPSPRNSTILSTSYQPSQSENSRAESESGASTISEAPEFVLKNYNGENLSYISADDDKQDYQEELLLDFSDEERSSVFKIPATNNPEDLQLFANLCRKEYFQGNHHIEEIMYLENLRRSQLLQLLDKFRDVLITYETEDPAIAMFSCSSL, encoded by the exons atggaAGTGAATCCTTTAAGTATTATCCTTGTAAAATCAGACAGCAAAGGTGACAGACTTCTCTTTCGATACCCATTTCAAACACAAGAAAACAGTGAACCATCAAATACCAGAAGAAAAAATCCATACACACTTCCAGTTGTGGAAGATTTGTTACAATCCCCTGCACAACCATGTTCTAATATGAACAAGGGCAACTTGGCTGGTTTCACTGATGAAGTTCTATCTTCATTGTTTGCAGTCAAGATGGAATTGTGTGACCGAAAGTTTGAACTTAAGGTTAATGATGTTCGATTTGTTAGTCACCCTACTCTGTTACAATTGAAGAAAAAGGCGCAGCAGCAACAACAAGATGATTCTGGGATTAtgctaattaatattgtgtttGCATTACAGGCTCTCGCCAGCCATTCTGttg taaaatgTTACCATGATTTGAGCAAACGGATCGGTATAGCGATAAAACATGAAGAGAAACGTTGCGGTTACATATCAGATCAGACGCAAACAATGACATCTGCCCACGACGATGGGGATACGAACAACACAAGCTCAGCCTTCCAAATCATTTTGGAAAAGTGCACACTTGccatgaatataaaaaaaatgtatgatgATCTATGTTCAACTGGGTTGGTTAATATTAGGATTAACAAGTGGATCCCTTTAAGTTTTTGCCTACCACAAAAA gttCATCAGTGGCATTTGAGAGGGAAAATTGTTGAACCAGAGGACATAGATAAGTGTTTGAAAGCTTTAAGGCCATACCATAGTTTGTTGATGCTTTACCCTGCACAACATATGAACGATTTCACACCCCTTGATGGTTCACCATCTCTAATTCGCCTCTTATCCAACTATTCACCTTTGAAAAACCTTCAGACACTAGCAGCTGATGCTGAATTAACCCTAGCTCAt GTTTTTGAACTTACTGCTCATTTGGTTTACTGGGCAAAAGCAACgattatttttccaatttgttcGACGAATAAGTACGTCATTTCGCCAAATGCGCCGATACATTTGAACTCGCCCCTTGTGGAAAAATTCAACGAAACATTTTCTGGTTTAAATTTGGCTAGAATTATCAGCGATTTTTCGCTGCCAATGTCACTGGGACAAAAATGTAATCCTTTATGTCATCCCTCGCAACAGTCGCAGCTTGTTCAAACTATAATCTGGATGTTGCAACACCATTTACTACTACAGCTGCACACTTACATTCAATACATGCCCACTGAAAACGGGCTACAAATTAA GGGACACAAAAAGAAGCAAATAAAGTCACCGTCGCCGAGAAACAGTACCATTTTATCCACCTCGTATCAACCATCTCAATCAGAAAATTCCAGAGCAGAGTCTGAAAGTGGGGCGAGCACGATTTCCGAAGCACCAGAATTTGTGCTAAAAAACTACAA TGGAGAAAATCTGAGTTACATCTCCGCCGATGATGATAAACAAGATTATCAAGAAGAACTGTTATTGGACTTTTCCGACGAGGAACGCTCTTCTGTTTTTAAA ATTCCTGCGACCAATAATCCTGAAGATTTGCAGCTCTTCGCGAACCTGTGTCGCAAAGAATATTTCCAAGGAAACCATCACATAGAGGAAATCATGTACCTGGAGAACCTGAGAAGGAGTCAGTTGTTGCAATTGCTCGACAAGTTCAGGGATGTTTTGATCACTTACGAGACGGAAGATCCCGCAATTGCAATGTTCTCGTGTTCGTCTTTATAG
- the LOC109595952 gene encoding GATOR complex protein NPRL3 isoform X1 codes for MEVNPLSIILVKSDSKGDRLLFRYPFQTQENSEPSNTRRKNPYTLPVVEDLLQSPAQPCSNMNKGNLAGFTDEVLSSLFAVKMELCDRKFELKVNDVRFVSHPTLLQLKKKAQQQQQDDSGIMLINIVFALQALASHSVVKCYHDLSKRIGIAIKHEEKRCGYISDQTQTMTSAHDDGDTNNTSSAFQIILEKCTLAMNIKKMYDDLCSTGLVNIRINKWIPLSFCLPQKVHQWHLRGKIVEPEDIDKCLKALRPYHSLLMLYPAQHMNDFTPLDGSPSLIRLLSNYSPLKNLQTLAADAELTLAHVFELTAHLVYWAKATIIFPICSTNKYVISPNAPIHLNSPLVEKFNETFSGLNLARIISDFSLPMSLGQKCNPLCHPSQQSQLVQTIIWMLQHHLLLQLHTYIQYMPTENGLQINYSCRGHKKKQIKSPSPRNSTILSTSYQPSQSENSRAESESGASTISEAPEFVLKNYNGENLSYISADDDKQDYQEELLLDFSDEERSSVFKIPATNNPEDLQLFANLCRKEYFQGNHHIEEIMYLENLRRSQLLQLLDKFRDVLITYETEDPAIAMFSCSSL; via the exons atggaAGTGAATCCTTTAAGTATTATCCTTGTAAAATCAGACAGCAAAGGTGACAGACTTCTCTTTCGATACCCATTTCAAACACAAGAAAACAGTGAACCATCAAATACCAGAAGAAAAAATCCATACACACTTCCAGTTGTGGAAGATTTGTTACAATCCCCTGCACAACCATGTTCTAATATGAACAAGGGCAACTTGGCTGGTTTCACTGATGAAGTTCTATCTTCATTGTTTGCAGTCAAGATGGAATTGTGTGACCGAAAGTTTGAACTTAAGGTTAATGATGTTCGATTTGTTAGTCACCCTACTCTGTTACAATTGAAGAAAAAGGCGCAGCAGCAACAACAAGATGATTCTGGGATTAtgctaattaatattgtgtttGCATTACAGGCTCTCGCCAGCCATTCTGttg taaaatgTTACCATGATTTGAGCAAACGGATCGGTATAGCGATAAAACATGAAGAGAAACGTTGCGGTTACATATCAGATCAGACGCAAACAATGACATCTGCCCACGACGATGGGGATACGAACAACACAAGCTCAGCCTTCCAAATCATTTTGGAAAAGTGCACACTTGccatgaatataaaaaaaatgtatgatgATCTATGTTCAACTGGGTTGGTTAATATTAGGATTAACAAGTGGATCCCTTTAAGTTTTTGCCTACCACAAAAA gttCATCAGTGGCATTTGAGAGGGAAAATTGTTGAACCAGAGGACATAGATAAGTGTTTGAAAGCTTTAAGGCCATACCATAGTTTGTTGATGCTTTACCCTGCACAACATATGAACGATTTCACACCCCTTGATGGTTCACCATCTCTAATTCGCCTCTTATCCAACTATTCACCTTTGAAAAACCTTCAGACACTAGCAGCTGATGCTGAATTAACCCTAGCTCAt GTTTTTGAACTTACTGCTCATTTGGTTTACTGGGCAAAAGCAACgattatttttccaatttgttcGACGAATAAGTACGTCATTTCGCCAAATGCGCCGATACATTTGAACTCGCCCCTTGTGGAAAAATTCAACGAAACATTTTCTGGTTTAAATTTGGCTAGAATTATCAGCGATTTTTCGCTGCCAATGTCACTGGGACAAAAATGTAATCCTTTATGTCATCCCTCGCAACAGTCGCAGCTTGTTCAAACTATAATCTGGATGTTGCAACACCATTTACTACTACAGCTGCACACTTACATTCAATACATGCCCACTGAAAACGGGCTACAAATTAA TTATTCCTGCAGGGGACACAAAAAGAAGCAAATAAAGTCACCGTCGCCGAGAAACAGTACCATTTTATCCACCTCGTATCAACCATCTCAATCAGAAAATTCCAGAGCAGAGTCTGAAAGTGGGGCGAGCACGATTTCCGAAGCACCAGAATTTGTGCTAAAAAACTACAA TGGAGAAAATCTGAGTTACATCTCCGCCGATGATGATAAACAAGATTATCAAGAAGAACTGTTATTGGACTTTTCCGACGAGGAACGCTCTTCTGTTTTTAAA ATTCCTGCGACCAATAATCCTGAAGATTTGCAGCTCTTCGCGAACCTGTGTCGCAAAGAATATTTCCAAGGAAACCATCACATAGAGGAAATCATGTACCTGGAGAACCTGAGAAGGAGTCAGTTGTTGCAATTGCTCGACAAGTTCAGGGATGTTTTGATCACTTACGAGACGGAAGATCCCGCAATTGCAATGTTCTCGTGTTCGTCTTTATAG
- the LOC109595963 gene encoding protein yellow, protein MLLKSIAVLSLVAVCSGAGKLDNVFEWKELSFAWPSEGAKNDAIKSEAYVAANNLPLGLDRWKDKLFVTVPKWKAGVASSLNYVNISNPNKTPDLIPYPSWQANTIPAGKDVKIADDQIVSTFRVRVDECDRLWVMDTGLEDILGNPRQVSKPAIVVYDLTTDKLIKRYPLKDSDLKEDSFFANIIVDVNPDKCDQAFAYLPDLGGYGIVVYSWEKNDSWRVKHNFFHFDPLKGDFNVGGVNFQWTDGVFGLALGPKEDHGYRTLYFHPLASTKEFSVSTQVLQNQTLATDPHSYHLYTIEGDKGDLTQSSASDFDEKSNVLFLTQLNRDGVACWNPRRKLNSENLELVAEDKDQLIFTNDLKIDRERNLWILSDRMPAFIYRGLDPNQVNYRIFKIKVDDIIAGTKCVA, encoded by the exons ATGTTGCTGAAGTCGATCGCGGTTCTCTCTTTGGTCGCCGTCTGCAGCGGTGCCGGCAAACTCGACAACGTTTTTGAATGGAAAGAACTGAGCTTTGCCTGGCCCAGCGAAGGCGCTAAGAACGACGCCATCAAATCCGAAGCCTACGTCGCCGCCAACAATTTGCCACTGGGATTGGACAGATGGAAGGATAAGCTCTTCGTCACTGTGCCCAA ATGGAAGGCCGGAGTCGCTTCCTCCCTCAACTACGTCAACATAAGCAACCCAAATAAAACTCCGGACCTGATACCATATCCAAGCTGGCAGGCTAATACGATTCCCGCTGGAAAAGACGTAAAAATAGCCGACGATCAAATCGTTTCCACCTTTAGAGTGCGCGTTGATGAATGTGACCGCCTTTGGGTCATGGACACTGGACTCGAAGACATTTTGGGCAACCCAAGACAAGTTTCCAAACCTGCCATCGTCGTTTACGATCTGACCACCGATAAATTGATCAAGAGATATCCTCTCAAGGATTCCGACCTTAAGGAAGACTCATTCTTTGCCAATATC atcgTCGATGTGAACCCTGACAAATGCGACCAAGCCTTCGCTTATTTGCCTGATTTGGGTGGTTATGGAATTGTCGTTTATTCTTGGGAGAAAAACGACTCGTGGAGAGTCAAACACAACTTCTTCCATTTTGATCCATTGAAAGGAGATTTCAACGTTGGTGGCGTAAACTTCCAGTGGACCGACGGAGTTTTCGGACTCGCCCTTGGTCCCAAAGAAGATCACgg ttatcgTACTTTGTACTTCCATCCTTTAGCCAGCACTAAAGAGTTCTCAGTTTCGACTCAAGTACTCCAGAATCAAACTCTGGCTACCGACCCACATTCTTACCATTTGTACACC ATTGAAGGTGACAAAGGCGATTTGACCCAATCATCGGCGTCAGACTTCGATGAGAAGTCGAACGTGCTCTTCTTGACACAACTGAACAGGGATGGAGTGGCTTGCTGGAACCCACGACGTAAACTGAACTCGGAAAATCTTGAACTTGTCGCCGAAGATAAAGATCAGCTTATCTTCACCAACGACTTAAAGATAGACCGTGAAAGAAACCTTTGGATTCTGTCAGATAGGATGCCTGCCTTCATATATCGCGGTTTGGATCCCAACCAAGTGAACTACaggattttcaaaattaaggtTGACGACATTATTGCCGGAACTAAATGCGTCgcctaa